In Candidatus Desulfofervidus auxilii, the following proteins share a genomic window:
- the sat gene encoding sulfate adenylyltransferase, producing the protein MLKIERPLPHGGRLVERVVRNPELAKKMAKGCPVYDIKPTLHFETGVPVRNVYREIMSICYGFFSPVEGSMTQAEVERILKERRLLNDWVFPYPLVFDISEEDYKKLGVTSGDRVLLRLKGEPFAVLDVEEVWRIDNPEELAHKTFGTPEDNPEVVRQRFDKKHPGWVIYRSLNPVVLAGKYTIINEPKFKPPFDRFWYPPRKSREEYDKRGWRTVINHQTRNVPHVGHEFLMKNAAYMGDIEPCHGIQVNAIIGVKRRGDYPDEAIVEGHEMLHLAGYIKPERHLVTICLWDMRYGNPLESILHGIIRQNMGCTHHMFGRDHAAVGEYYDMYATQILWGKGIPSFGFPAPITDVPYGLQIRPQNMAEFWYCPKCGEIAYSGTCNHTKEKQKFSGSFVRGMVAEGVFPPKVIFRPEVYKVIVKWWKKFGYPFCNEEYVKKKEKELEVDLPHMEI; encoded by the coding sequence ATGCTAAAGATTGAAAGACCTTTGCCTCATGGGGGAAGGCTAGTAGAAAGGGTTGTAAGAAATCCTGAGCTGGCAAAAAAGATGGCAAAAGGTTGTCCGGTTTATGATATTAAGCCCACGCTTCACTTTGAGACAGGTGTGCCTGTAAGAAATGTCTATAGGGAAATAATGTCTATATGCTATGGATTTTTTAGCCCTGTTGAGGGGTCTATGACACAGGCAGAGGTTGAGAGGATATTAAAGGAAAGGAGGCTTCTGAATGATTGGGTATTCCCTTATCCATTGGTCTTTGACATCAGTGAAGAGGACTACAAAAAGCTGGGTGTAACATCAGGGGATAGGGTGCTCCTTAGGCTTAAAGGAGAGCCCTTTGCCGTACTTGATGTTGAAGAGGTATGGAGGATTGATAACCCAGAAGAACTTGCCCATAAAACATTTGGTACACCTGAAGATAACCCAGAAGTTGTAAGACAACGATTTGATAAAAAACATCCAGGTTGGGTTATTTATAGGAGCCTTAACCCAGTGGTGCTTGCTGGAAAATATACAATAATAAATGAGCCTAAATTTAAGCCACCTTTTGATAGATTTTGGTATCCCCCTAGAAAATCAAGGGAGGAATATGATAAGAGGGGATGGAGAACTGTCATAAATCATCAGACAAGAAATGTCCCACATGTTGGTCATGAGTTCCTCATGAAGAATGCCGCTTATATGGGAGATATAGAGCCATGCCATGGTATACAGGTAAATGCCATAATTGGTGTTAAAAGGAGAGGAGATTATCCAGATGAGGCTATAGTTGAAGGTCATGAAATGTTACACCTTGCAGGTTATATAAAGCCAGAAAGGCACCTAGTAACAATATGCCTGTGGGATATGAGGTATGGGAACCCTCTTGAATCTATTTTGCATGGGATAATAAGGCAGAATATGGGTTGCACACATCATATGTTTGGAAGAGACCATGCAGCTGTCGGTGAGTACTATGATATGTATGCAACACAGATACTTTGGGGTAAGGGGATACCTAGCTTTGGATTTCCCGCACCCATTACAGATGTTCCATATGGCCTTCAGATAAGACCTCAGAATATGGCTGAGTTCTGGTACTGCCCTAAGTGTGGAGAGATTGCATACAGTGGAACTTGTAATCATACAAAAGAAAAACAAAAATTTAGCGGTAGTTTTGTAAGGGGCATGGTGGCAGAAGGTGTCTTTCCACCTAAGGTTATCTTTAGACCTGAAGTATATAAGGTGATTGTTAAATGGTGGAAAAAATTTGGTTATCCTTTCTGTAATGAAGAATATGTAAAGAAAAAGGAAAAAGAATTAGAAGTAGACTTACCACATATGGAAATTTAA
- a CDS encoding sulfite exporter TauE/SafE family protein: MIKKGFLIFLILIFSAVTAYAAEVAQQTTGMNPVLFFFIFLIVCIIIGIFAVLAGVGGGVIFTPVMMGFTPIDSFIVRATGLFVAMSGALVAARPFLRRGIANIKILFWSAAPYAVCCVIGALLAGYVKATMGIKGEAFVRGALGLLVIGIGLLFIFAGKRIEYPEVKNVDSFTERIGLAMAYWEESLKTVVDYKVKNSHIALLLFCGTGLISGFFGLGAGWAMVPVFNLVMLAPLKVAATCSKVLIGIGDTAAIWPYIMGGGIFPLFAVPCMIGLIVGTLIGAKIMLKVKAGFVRWIIIVIMFFAGIRLILKAIKLWGMA; the protein is encoded by the coding sequence ATGATTAAGAAAGGATTTTTGATATTTCTGATTCTAATTTTTAGTGCAGTCACAGCCTATGCAGCAGAGGTAGCACAACAAACAACAGGAATGAATCCAGTATTGTTTTTCTTTATATTCCTTATTGTGTGCATAATCATAGGCATCTTCGCTGTGCTGGCAGGCGTTGGTGGGGGCGTTATATTCACACCAGTTATGATGGGATTTACCCCTATAGATTCATTTATTGTCAGGGCTACAGGGCTTTTTGTAGCCATGTCAGGTGCACTTGTAGCAGCAAGGCCATTTTTGAGAAGGGGTATTGCCAATATAAAGATCTTGTTTTGGTCAGCAGCACCTTATGCAGTTTGTTGTGTCATTGGTGCTCTGCTTGCAGGGTATGTGAAGGCTACCATGGGCATAAAGGGTGAGGCATTTGTCAGAGGTGCACTAGGTCTTCTTGTAATTGGGATAGGTCTTCTATTTATATTTGCAGGAAAGAGAATAGAGTATCCAGAAGTAAAGAATGTGGACAGCTTTACAGAAAGGATTGGACTTGCCATGGCCTATTGGGAAGAGTCACTAAAAACTGTAGTGGACTATAAGGTGAAAAATTCTCATATTGCACTTCTTCTCTTCTGTGGTACTGGTCTAATCTCTGGTTTTTTTGGACTTGGTGCAGGCTGGGCCATGGTTCCTGTATTTAATCTGGTAATGCTTGCACCACTAAAGGTAGCCGCTACATGCAGCAAGGTATTGATTGGAATAGGAGATACAGCAGCTATCTGGCCATATATTATGGGTGGGGGTATATTTCCACTCTTTGCTGTACCATGCATGATTGGTCTTATAGTTGGCACCCTTATAGGGGCAAAGATTATGCTTAAGGTAAAGGCTGGATTTGTTAGGTGGATAATCATAGTAATCATGTTCTTTGCAGGCATAAGGTTGATATTAAAAGCCATAAAATTATGGGGTATGGCATAG
- a CDS encoding cofactor-independent phosphoglycerate mutase: MKFVFLVGDGMGDYPIDVLNRKTPLMAAKTPNMDFIATHGSIGLVETVPEGMPPGSDVANMTLMGFDPKIYHTGRGPIEAASLGIKASKEDIIFRCNLVTLTEERGRFFMADYSAEHISSEEAKILIEALNEGINDEKFKFFAGVSYRHILIWYKGKKEFETLPPHDVIEKDVTDYFFSLPEEIRSLMGKARFILKKHPINISRINRGLKPANSIWPWGQGEIPDMPKFEEKFGLKGAVISAVDLIKGIGILAGLKIINVPGATGYFDTNYKGKAEYALSALEKLDFVYVHVEAPDEAGHEGNLKAKIESIEAFDEFVVGTILRETKEKDIKILVTTDHYTPISVRTHVAMPVPFAIFYERKSNVSFRPFSEESAKTSGIFVKPGHHLIELFFKTASQKSCML; this comes from the coding sequence ATGAAATTTGTCTTTCTTGTTGGTGATGGAATGGGAGATTATCCTATAGATGTTTTAAATAGGAAGACCCCTTTAATGGCTGCTAAGACACCAAACATGGATTTTATTGCCACTCATGGTTCAATAGGTTTGGTAGAAACAGTGCCAGAAGGTATGCCACCTGGCAGTGATGTTGCTAATATGACGCTTATGGGATTTGACCCTAAAATCTATCATACAGGCAGAGGGCCGATAGAGGCAGCAAGTCTTGGTATAAAAGCTTCTAAAGAAGATATTATTTTTAGGTGTAATCTTGTTACATTGACAGAAGAAAGAGGTCGTTTCTTTATGGCTGATTATAGTGCTGAGCATATTTCATCAGAAGAGGCAAAGATTTTAATAGAAGCATTGAATGAAGGTATAAATGATGAAAAATTTAAATTTTTTGCTGGTGTAAGTTATAGGCATATTCTTATCTGGTATAAAGGGAAAAAAGAATTTGAAACATTACCTCCGCATGATGTTATAGAAAAGGATGTTACAGATTATTTCTTCTCTTTACCAGAAGAAATAAGGAGTTTAATGGGTAAAGCAAGATTTATTTTAAAAAAACATCCTATAAACATTTCTCGTATAAATAGAGGATTAAAGCCAGCTAATAGTATATGGCCTTGGGGACAGGGGGAAATACCAGATATGCCTAAATTTGAAGAAAAATTTGGATTAAAAGGGGCAGTAATTTCAGCGGTAGATTTAATTAAAGGTATTGGTATCTTAGCAGGATTGAAAATAATAAATGTACCTGGGGCAACAGGTTATTTTGATACAAATTATAAAGGAAAAGCAGAATATGCACTTTCAGCATTAGAAAAGTTAGATTTTGTTTATGTTCATGTTGAAGCACCAGATGAAGCAGGTCATGAAGGTAATTTAAAGGCAAAAATAGAATCAATTGAAGCATTTGATGAATTTGTAGTTGGTACAATATTAAGAGAAACAAAAGAAAAAGATATAAAAATTCTCGTTACTACTGATCACTATACTCCTATTTCAGTAAGAACACATGTTGCTATGCCAGTGCCATTTGCTATTTTTTATGAAAGAAAATCCAATGTTTCTTTTCGCCCATTTTCTGAAGAAAGTGCTAAGACATCAGGTATCTTTGTTAAGCCAGGTCATCATTTAATAGAATTATTCTTTAAAACAGCCTCCCAAAAATCTTGTATGCTATAA
- the alaC gene encoding alanine transaminase: MNDLEEVFPRIKRLPPYVFAEVNNLKMEARRRGEDIIDLGMGNPDLPTPRHIVDKLIEAAQKPHNHRYSASRGIRKLREAIANWYKRRFDVDIDPETEAVVTIGSKEGFAHLMLVMLGPGDSALVPNPTYPIHSYGIVIANADVHSVPLIENCDFFEELIKAVKKAWPRPKLLVISFPHNPTTKVVDLEFFQKIVDFAKENKIWIIHDFAYADLVYDGYVAPSFLQAKGAKDVGVEFFSMSKSYNMPGWRVGYCVGNAKIISALTRIKSYLDYGIFQPIQIASIIALNGSQECVQQTVQIYKERRDVLVEGLNRIGWSVEKPKATMFVWAKIPEKFRHLGSVEFSLRLIREAKVAVSPGIGFGEYGDEYVRFALVENPHRIRQAIRGIRRFLERG; encoded by the coding sequence ATGAATGATTTGGAAGAAGTCTTTCCCAGAATTAAAAGATTGCCTCCTTATGTCTTTGCAGAAGTAAATAATTTAAAGATGGAAGCAAGAAGGCGGGGAGAGGATATTATTGATTTAGGTATGGGCAATCCAGATCTCCCTACACCTCGTCATATTGTAGATAAATTGATTGAAGCAGCGCAAAAACCACATAATCATCGTTATTCTGCTTCTCGTGGTATTAGAAAACTGCGTGAAGCTATTGCTAACTGGTATAAAAGAAGGTTTGATGTAGATATTGATCCTGAAACAGAAGCAGTAGTAACTATTGGTAGTAAAGAAGGATTTGCTCATCTAATGCTTGTTATGCTTGGCCCTGGCGATTCAGCTTTAGTTCCCAATCCTACCTATCCTATTCATAGTTATGGCATTGTTATTGCTAATGCAGATGTTCATAGTGTACCTCTTATTGAAAACTGTGATTTTTTTGAAGAGCTTATAAAGGCAGTTAAGAAAGCATGGCCACGTCCAAAGTTATTAGTTATTTCTTTTCCACACAATCCTACAACAAAAGTAGTAGACCTTGAATTTTTTCAAAAAATTGTTGATTTTGCTAAAGAAAATAAGATTTGGATAATTCATGATTTTGCTTATGCTGATCTTGTTTATGATGGTTATGTAGCACCAAGTTTTCTTCAAGCAAAAGGGGCAAAGGATGTTGGTGTTGAATTTTTTTCTATGTCCAAAAGTTATAATATGCCTGGTTGGCGTGTAGGTTATTGTGTAGGTAATGCAAAAATTATAAGTGCACTTACTCGCATAAAAAGTTATTTAGACTATGGTATATTTCAACCAATTCAAATTGCCTCTATTATTGCTTTAAATGGTTCTCAAGAATGTGTTCAACAAACTGTACAAATTTATAAAGAAAGAAGAGATGTTTTAGTAGAGGGTTTAAATCGGATTGGTTGGTCAGTAGAAAAACCAAAAGCTACTATGTTTGTTTGGGCTAAAATACCTGAAAAGTTTAGACATTTAGGTTCAGTAGAATTTTCTTTAAGACTTATTCGAGAGGCAAAAGTAGCTGTCTCACCAGGTATTGGTTTTGGTGAATATGGAGATGAATATGTGCGTTTTGCTTTAGTAGAAAATCCTCACAGGATTCGTCAAGCTATAAGAGGTATAAGAAGATTTCTTGAGAGGGGATAG
- a CDS encoding homoserine dehydrogenase, whose translation MDAINIGLIGLGTVGTGVAKILIENKDLLLKQVGVPLVLKKIADKDLKRPRPVDLAGIILTEDANDIVNDPEIHIVIELIGGYEPAKTFILNAIKQKKHVVTANKALLAVHGEEIFSLAAHYGVDVAFEASVGGGIPLIKGIKEGLAGNKILCLFGILNGTANFILTKMTKECIPFDKALKEAQKRGYAEADPFFDVEGIDSAHKLAILIALAYGMPITFDKVYIEGITNIEPLDIEFAKEFGYCIKLLAISRYNDNGIEARVHPTMIPIEHPLANVNWAYNALLVKGDAVGNVLFYGLGAGMMPAGSAVVSDVVDLARNIIKGISQRVPSLSFLPSEREKKPIISMDEIICKYYFRFFAVDKPGVLSKISGVLGNNDISISSVVQKGREINGKVPIVMLTHEAKEANVKKALKEIEKLEVVKAKPIFIRIEDELRIE comes from the coding sequence ATGGATGCTATCAACATTGGACTTATTGGTCTTGGTACAGTTGGTACAGGTGTAGCAAAAATCCTTATTGAAAATAAGGATTTATTATTAAAACAAGTTGGTGTGCCTTTGGTATTGAAAAAAATAGCAGATAAAGATTTGAAACGTCCTAGACCTGTTGATTTGGCTGGCATTATTCTGACAGAAGATGCAAATGATATTGTAAATGATCCTGAAATTCATATTGTTATTGAACTTATTGGTGGTTATGAGCCAGCAAAGACATTTATTTTAAATGCTATTAAACAGAAAAAACATGTTGTTACAGCTAATAAGGCTTTGTTAGCTGTTCATGGAGAAGAAATTTTTTCTTTAGCAGCTCATTATGGTGTAGATGTAGCTTTTGAAGCAAGTGTTGGAGGTGGTATCCCTTTAATAAAGGGGATAAAGGAGGGGCTTGCTGGAAATAAGATTCTTTGTTTGTTTGGTATATTAAATGGCACAGCCAATTTTATTTTAACTAAAATGACAAAGGAATGTATTCCCTTTGATAAGGCTTTAAAAGAGGCTCAAAAAAGAGGTTATGCTGAAGCAGATCCTTTTTTTGATGTTGAAGGCATTGATAGTGCTCATAAACTTGCTATTCTTATTGCATTAGCCTATGGAATGCCTATAACATTTGATAAAGTTTATATTGAAGGAATAACAAACATTGAACCACTTGATATTGAGTTTGCTAAAGAATTTGGTTATTGCATAAAACTTTTGGCTATTTCTCGATATAATGATAATGGTATTGAAGCAAGAGTACATCCTACAATGATTCCTATAGAGCACCCTCTTGCCAATGTTAATTGGGCTTATAATGCCCTTTTAGTAAAGGGTGATGCAGTAGGCAATGTGCTTTTTTATGGTTTAGGGGCAGGTATGATGCCAGCAGGTAGTGCTGTAGTAAGTGATGTAGTTGATTTAGCAAGAAATATAATTAAAGGTATTAGCCAAAGAGTTCCATCTCTTTCTTTTCTCCCTAGTGAAAGAGAAAAAAAGCCAATTATTTCTATGGATGAAATTATTTGTAAATACTATTTCCGTTTTTTTGCAGTAGATAAACCTGGTGTACTTTCAAAGATTTCTGGTGTATTAGGTAATAATGATATAAGTATTTCTTCAGTAGTGCAAAAAGGTAGAGAAATAAATGGTAAAGTGCCTATTGTTATGCTTACCCATGAGGCAAAGGAGGCAAATGTGAAAAAAGCATTAAAGGAAATAGAAAAACTTGAAGTAGTAAAAGCAAAACCTATTTTTATTCGTATTGAAGACGAATTAAGGATTGAATAA
- a CDS encoding winged helix-turn-helix transcriptional regulator yields MEEKKQKIIDFLKSIGGKGVATQAEIAKGTGIDRRIVMKLIKELEKEGKVTSGGRAAGVGGYKLVDS; encoded by the coding sequence ATGGAAGAAAAAAAACAAAAAATAATAGATTTTTTGAAGAGTATTGGAGGAAAAGGAGTGGCTACCCAAGCAGAGATTGCTAAAGGTACTGGGATAGACAGACGCATTGTCATGAAATTAATAAAGGAACTAGAAAAGGAAGGGAAGGTAACCAGTGGGGGCAGGGCGGCTGGTGTAGGAGGATATAAACTGGTTGACTCATAG
- a CDS encoding sigma-54 dependent transcriptional regulator yields MLGKILIIDDEIDMLSLLKRIIEGKTDYEVTVTPEPKRAIRLIQDTYFDLVLLDLKMPGMSGMEVLRKIKEIEPDTAVIIITAYGTIESAVEAMKIGAIDFITKPFKPEQILLTIQRTMDLQKLKRENKALKEELAKEKEVDFIIGKSKVMQSIYRYILQVAKTSATVVISGESGTGKELVARALHRHSLRSDKPFVPVNCSAIPETLIESEFFGHVRGAFSGAIRDKIGLVEEANGGTLFLDEVSDLNLLMQTKLLRFLQDGEFRPVGSTKNKRADTRIIAATNRNLLELVKQGRFREDLYYRLNVISIHLPPLRERREDIPILAHYFLEKYAKANKKSIKGFSQAAMSKLMTRDWPGNIRELQNVIERAVIICQGEYIQASEIDPMTSLQSESSTEEIWSIPLKKAKRQILVDFYHQYLSYVLRQCKGNVSEAAKICGVKRQYLHRLMKIANLKSSSFRD; encoded by the coding sequence ATGTTAGGTAAAATCTTGATTATAGATGATGAGATAGACATGCTTTCCTTGCTAAAAAGGATTATTGAAGGCAAGACAGATTATGAGGTAACAGTTACCCCTGAACCAAAGAGGGCAATAAGGCTTATTCAAGATACCTACTTTGATCTAGTGCTTTTGGATTTGAAGATGCCAGGTATGAGTGGGATGGAGGTTCTAAGGAAGATAAAGGAAATAGAGCCTGATACTGCTGTAATTATCATTACTGCCTACGGAACAATAGAATCTGCTGTAGAAGCCATGAAGATTGGGGCTATTGATTTTATTACAAAACCATTTAAACCGGAGCAGATTCTTCTTACTATCCAAAGGACTATGGATTTGCAAAAGTTAAAGAGGGAAAATAAGGCATTAAAAGAGGAATTGGCCAAGGAAAAGGAAGTTGATTTTATTATAGGAAAAAGCAAGGTTATGCAATCCATTTACAGATACATCCTCCAAGTGGCAAAGACATCAGCTACAGTAGTTATTAGTGGGGAAAGTGGTACTGGTAAAGAGCTTGTAGCCAGAGCCTTGCACCGTCATAGTCTGCGCAGTGATAAACCATTTGTCCCTGTAAACTGTAGTGCCATCCCTGAAACCTTGATTGAGAGTGAGTTTTTTGGACACGTAAGAGGTGCCTTTTCTGGGGCAATTAGAGATAAAATTGGACTAGTAGAAGAGGCTAATGGTGGGACACTCTTTCTGGATGAGGTAAGTGATTTAAACCTACTTATGCAAACAAAGCTTTTGCGTTTTTTACAAGATGGTGAATTTCGCCCCGTTGGTAGCACAAAGAATAAGAGGGCAGATACACGTATCATTGCCGCCACAAATAGGAATTTGTTAGAACTAGTAAAACAGGGAAGATTTAGAGAAGATCTGTATTATCGACTTAATGTGATTAGTATCCACTTGCCTCCATTAAGGGAGAGGAGAGAAGATATCCCTATTTTGGCACACTATTTTCTGGAAAAGTATGCAAAAGCAAATAAGAAGTCTATTAAGGGATTTTCGCAAGCTGCTATGTCAAAATTAATGACAAGAGATTGGCCGGGCAATATAAGGGAGTTACAAAATGTGATTGAGAGAGCAGTGATTATCTGTCAGGGAGAATACATCCAGGCATCAGAGATTGATCCCATGACCTCTTTACAATCTGAGAGTTCTACTGAAGAGATATGGAGTATACCACTCAAAAAGGCAAAACGCCAAATATTGGTAGATTTCTATCATCAATATTTAAGCTATGTCTTAAGACAATGTAAAGGCAATGTTTCTGAAGCCGCAAAGATATGTGGTGTGAAGA
- a CDS encoding ATP-binding protein produces MRRKGFLVIVGLCICVVLIIAFFFGLYSARDLKRIVSEQFNGQQLILARQAAHEIENSLNYAMQELISIRYIVQQGMPISKTLLEGVYERVKEKGIDSVGIVDINGKTLISAGRDLIKNLSSLFQKKRLTGPFLHFLTLKKNQILVLACPLTEDKIAVFLVDVYKLVKGHVDKIRSGKTGYAWVIDQNGYFIFHPIKKFVGKNAFKARHEEAPYFPFKKIDILQKKMLNGEEGTGEYASLWHGETKKYFNKLVAYTPIHLPYTSTIWSVAVCAPEQEVNAVIHRAYLRHFFLQGAVIFALLLVGLFLLISERRFSNLLKEEVARKTEILKKSEKRYRLLIEGADDLIFTLDLNGRLISANKATLSFFSKDKEILGMDFRMLFHWSEQQSKGVLEQLSRGQTVNMEHTIEVNSQKYWLNTKFMPLNLGDIKEILCIARDITEIKQAEEQLVNAEKLASIGTLAAGVAHEINNPLGIIIGFCNLLMENTPKESQSYKDLKTIEKHALHCKNIVENLLNFARTKDDGYKIADVNKSLEGLLNIVKHTLEVNNIELHTDFAKNLPLVRGDEQELQQVFLNLITNAMDAMDSKGRLFISTKFNLDTRCVEISFQDTGCGIREELIERIFDPFFTTKEKGTGLGLSISYGIVKKYGGTIICKNQKKGVTFIVSLPIAEE; encoded by the coding sequence ATGCGTAGAAAAGGCTTCTTGGTTATTGTTGGTTTGTGTATTTGTGTGGTTCTTATAATTGCATTCTTTTTTGGTCTGTATTCTGCAAGGGATTTAAAGAGGATTGTAAGTGAGCAGTTTAATGGACAGCAACTCATTTTGGCCCGTCAAGCAGCGCATGAGATAGAGAATAGCCTAAATTATGCTATGCAGGAATTGATATCTATTAGATATATTGTTCAACAGGGTATGCCTATTTCTAAAACATTGTTAGAGGGGGTCTATGAACGTGTAAAAGAAAAAGGTATAGATAGTGTGGGGATAGTAGATATAAATGGTAAGACATTGATAAGTGCAGGAAGAGACTTAATCAAGAACCTTTCCTCTTTGTTTCAGAAAAAAAGACTAACTGGTCCCTTTTTGCATTTTTTGACACTAAAGAAAAATCAAATTTTGGTTTTGGCTTGTCCTTTAACTGAAGATAAAATAGCAGTCTTTTTGGTAGATGTCTACAAATTGGTAAAGGGCCATGTAGATAAGATTCGTTCTGGCAAGACCGGCTATGCATGGGTAATTGATCAAAATGGATATTTTATCTTTCACCCTATCAAGAAATTTGTAGGAAAGAATGCATTTAAGGCAAGGCATGAGGAAGCTCCATATTTTCCCTTTAAAAAGATAGATATACTACAGAAAAAGATGCTTAATGGAGAAGAAGGTACAGGAGAATATGCTTCCCTATGGCATGGAGAAACAAAAAAATACTTTAATAAACTTGTTGCCTATACGCCTATACACCTACCTTATACATCAACTATATGGTCTGTAGCTGTTTGTGCCCCAGAACAGGAGGTAAATGCTGTTATCCATAGAGCTTACCTTAGGCACTTCTTTTTGCAGGGTGCGGTAATCTTTGCATTATTATTAGTAGGTCTTTTTTTGCTTATCTCTGAAAGAAGATTTAGTAATCTATTAAAAGAAGAAGTAGCCAGAAAAACAGAAATTCTAAAAAAATCAGAAAAAAGATACAGACTCCTTATAGAGGGGGCAGATGACTTGATCTTTACCTTAGATTTAAATGGAAGACTCATTTCTGCAAATAAGGCGACTTTAAGCTTTTTCTCAAAAGATAAGGAAATTTTGGGTATGGATTTTAGGATGCTTTTTCATTGGTCAGAACAGCAGAGTAAAGGGGTTCTAGAACAACTCTCCCGTGGGCAAACTGTAAATATGGAACATACAATTGAGGTAAATAGTCAAAAATATTGGTTAAATACAAAGTTTATGCCCCTTAATCTAGGAGATATTAAAGAGATTCTGTGTATTGCTAGGGATATCACAGAGATTAAACAGGCAGAGGAACAATTGGTAAATGCTGAAAAATTGGCTTCCATAGGTACATTGGCTGCAGGGGTTGCTCATGAAATCAATAATCCACTGGGGATCATTATTGGTTTTTGTAATCTACTTATGGAAAATACACCCAAAGAATCACAGTCATATAAAGACCTTAAGACCATAGAAAAACATGCCTTACACTGTAAGAATATTGTAGAAAACTTACTAAATTTTGCACGGACAAAGGATGATGGGTATAAAATAGCAGATGTAAATAAAAGTTTGGAAGGTCTTTTAAACATTGTCAAACATACATTAGAGGTAAATAATATTGAACTTCACACAGACTTTGCCAAAAATTTACCGCTAGTAAGGGGGGATGAACAGGAACTGCAACAGGTATTTTTGAACCTTATTACAAATGCTATGGATGCCATGGACAGCAAAGGGAGACTTTTTATTAGTACAAAGTTTAATCTAGATACAAGGTGTGTAGAGATATCCTTTCAGGATACAGGTTGTGGTATTAGAGAGGAATTAATAGAAAGGATTTTTGACCCATTTTTTACTACCAAAGAAAAAGGGACAGGCCTTGGTCTTTCCATTAGCTATGGGATTGTAAAAAAATATGGTGGGACAATTATTTGTAAAAATCAAAAGAAAGGAGTAACATTTATTGTTAGTTTACCCATAGCTGAGGAATAA
- a CDS encoding DUF1634 domain-containing protein, with the protein MEERPKPPLAGIVYGDFAYWIAIAGMIIGIIGIVLYLGGIHQFINAKFLLSQLWSGKTAPEIWKMATGKMVHGHWYLHKLSYSDAIAMLGVGICCLSAVFGMWAACITMLTSKGKIGTLFFILAATVTVILTLSALGIISLRH; encoded by the coding sequence ATGGAAGAGAGACCAAAACCACCATTAGCAGGCATTGTCTATGGGGACTTTGCTTACTGGATAGCCATTGCTGGAATGATAATTGGTATCATTGGGATAGTCCTTTATCTTGGAGGGATACACCAATTTATAAATGCAAAATTCCTCTTGTCACAGCTTTGGTCAGGCAAGACCGCCCCTGAGATATGGAAGATGGCTACTGGAAAGATGGTCCATGGGCATTGGTATCTGCATAAACTCTCATATAGTGATGCAATCGCCATGCTTGGTGTAGGTATATGCTGTCTTTCAGCGGTTTTTGGAATGTGGGCAGCTTGCATAACAATGCTTACTAGTAAAGGGAAAATAGGGACTTTATTTTTCATTTTAGCAGCAACGGTTACAGTGATATTGACATTAAGTGCCTTGGGAATAATTTCACTTCGTCATTAG